The proteins below come from a single Treponema phagedenis genomic window:
- the rodA gene encoding rod shape-determining protein RodA, with protein sequence MTIKKITNFDYLLLLIVLILTGIGILFIYSSGVNSDGVSVSKEYIKQIIWAITGVILLIATTFYDYQKFKDRTFLLFIIALLFLVYTPIFGHYSKGAKSWIGIGEFGIQISEFTKVIYILYLAYYLDKSKNENPFKRFIKASCIMAIPMGLILLQPDLGTASVYIPIFLIMCFIAGLPLRFVFGLLSIVLLTLVFTLLPLWEKAIIQHPGIATKIFSNKSVSALIFLSLATTVIIAAIGYMWVKRKYYYWVTYVLILISLSFGIALVGIRVLKPYQMMRLIIFLDPNVDPLNAGWHILQSMIAIGGGGTFGMGFLKGTQSHYRFLPQQSTDFIFSILSEEWGFVGGVAVFMLYLLFFIRILLIMKHTDDLYEKLIASGILGMFFFHFIVNVGMVMSIMPITGIPLLLLSYGGSSLWTAMIATGLLISIDLRRV encoded by the coding sequence ATGACCATAAAAAAAATTACGAACTTTGATTATTTGTTACTTCTTATTGTGCTGATTCTTACCGGAATAGGAATTTTATTTATTTATTCATCAGGAGTAAATTCAGATGGAGTTTCCGTATCAAAGGAGTATATTAAACAAATTATCTGGGCAATAACCGGTGTTATATTATTAATTGCTACCACCTTCTACGATTATCAAAAATTTAAAGACAGAACTTTTTTGCTGTTTATAATTGCATTGCTTTTTCTGGTTTATACTCCCATTTTCGGTCATTATTCAAAAGGTGCAAAAAGCTGGATAGGCATCGGCGAATTCGGCATTCAAATCTCAGAGTTTACGAAGGTAATTTATATTTTGTATCTAGCTTATTATCTTGATAAATCAAAAAATGAAAATCCATTTAAACGATTTATAAAAGCATCCTGTATTATGGCAATCCCTATGGGATTAATTTTACTGCAACCAGATCTGGGAACCGCCTCCGTATATATACCGATATTTTTAATTATGTGTTTTATTGCCGGGCTTCCTTTACGTTTTGTATTCGGTCTGCTAAGCATAGTACTTTTAACTCTTGTATTTACCTTACTTCCGCTCTGGGAAAAAGCAATTATACAACATCCCGGAATTGCAACAAAAATATTCAGTAATAAATCCGTTTCCGCCTTGATATTTTTATCCTTGGCAACAACAGTGATTATTGCGGCAATAGGCTATATGTGGGTAAAAAGAAAGTATTACTATTGGGTAACCTATGTACTAATCCTTATCAGCCTTTCGTTCGGGATTGCCCTGGTCGGTATTCGCGTATTAAAACCATATCAAATGATGCGCCTTATTATCTTTTTAGATCCGAATGTTGACCCCTTAAATGCGGGCTGGCATATTTTGCAGTCGATGATTGCAATAGGCGGCGGCGGAACCTTTGGAATGGGATTTTTAAAAGGAACTCAAAGTCATTATCGATTCTTGCCGCAGCAAAGTACGGACTTTATTTTCAGCATTCTATCGGAAGAGTGGGGGTTTGTCGGCGGCGTTGCTGTTTTCATGCTATACTTGTTGTTCTTTATCAGAATATTGCTGATCATGAAGCATACCGATGACTTGTATGAAAAACTTATTGCAAGCGGTATCCTTGGAATGTTCTTTTTCCACTTTATCGTAAATGTGGGAATGGTTATGAGCATTATGCCGATTACCGGAATTCCATTATTGCTTTTATCTTATGGTGGCTCTTCTCTTTGGACTGCAATGATTGCAACCGGTTTACTCATCAGTATTGATTTGCGTCGGGTATAA
- a CDS encoding TrmH family RNA methyltransferase, whose amino-acid sequence MGTQHRKELPVCGFEAVKALVKQHPEKISRLFFTQERAKAFGDASKYLAAKKRLYRVVEEADLEKLSLSVHHQGVVAMIEEPVIPLIDEQIIDGWAKDSAVVLFLDRVGNSNNLGAIIRSAAFFGIPAVIITDEDPQAKITTSAYRVAQGGMEFVTIYHTRSIQWLLRACEGKITRIGADHRSFRNLNSLPTLLSPDEATMIILGNEETGLSEASKKACDHLVKIPGSGAIESLNVAQAGTLFLAALADIHRQR is encoded by the coding sequence ATGGGTACACAACATCGAAAAGAATTACCGGTTTGCGGTTTTGAGGCGGTAAAGGCGCTGGTAAAACAGCACCCCGAAAAGATTTCTCGGCTTTTTTTTACGCAAGAGCGGGCAAAAGCCTTCGGCGATGCTAGCAAATATCTTGCGGCAAAAAAGCGACTCTATCGAGTGGTTGAAGAAGCCGATCTTGAAAAGCTTTCACTGTCGGTGCATCACCAAGGGGTTGTTGCAATGATTGAAGAGCCGGTTATTCCTTTAATCGATGAGCAAATCATTGACGGCTGGGCGAAGGATAGTGCCGTCGTTTTGTTTTTAGACCGCGTGGGGAACTCCAACAATCTCGGAGCGATTATTCGCAGTGCCGCTTTTTTCGGTATCCCCGCCGTAATTATTACCGATGAAGACCCGCAGGCAAAAATTACCACATCCGCATATCGGGTTGCGCAAGGCGGCATGGAGTTTGTAACGATATATCACACTCGTTCAATACAGTGGCTATTGCGTGCCTGCGAAGGAAAAATCACTCGGATAGGCGCCGACCATCGCTCCTTCCGCAATTTGAACAGCTTGCCCACCCTACTCTCCCCTGATGAGGCGACAATGATTATTCTCGGCAATGAAGAAACCGGTTTGTCGGAGGCTTCAAAAAAAGCCTGTGACCATCTGGTAAAGATTCCCGGTTCGGGCGCTATTGAAAGTTTGAATGTCGCACAGGCAGGCACGCTTTTCTTAGCCGCCCTTGCGGACATTCACCGGCAAAGATAA
- a CDS encoding GerMN domain-containing protein, with protein sequence MKAYDTGMAKQRKNRASLGCLFWIALILLFIVLFFLNKDNIAAVLEKTQAKDILFSKNQKTEKEKEASDSLPEISIQEEKEEAKGDGSQEPEEPKPAVREPQVKEPEKQDTKPDQKEVKNQPAKSAQKTDTKNIKKETPSQEQKKPSSTVSKPEQTQKRQMPAKPEQKPKTAAQVQKPQPEKRTTTIFWVYIDSDGKITRQETTRELPKSDSPMSDALNALFQGPNASERSKNYRSLIPAGTKLRSAYVKDGVATISVSEEFQFNQYGIEGYLAQLSQVVFTATAFSTVNSVQFLIEGQKKDYLGAEGVWIAAPLSRSSF encoded by the coding sequence ATGAAAGCGTATGATACAGGCATGGCAAAACAAAGAAAAAACAGGGCGTCGCTCGGATGCCTTTTTTGGATAGCGCTAATTTTACTTTTTATTGTTCTTTTCTTTTTAAACAAAGATAACATTGCAGCCGTGCTTGAAAAAACACAGGCGAAGGATATACTTTTTTCAAAAAACCAGAAAACAGAGAAGGAGAAAGAGGCTTCCGATTCTTTACCGGAAATCAGCATACAAGAAGAGAAAGAAGAAGCGAAGGGGGACGGTAGTCAGGAGCCTGAGGAGCCCAAGCCTGCGGTTCGGGAGCCGCAGGTTAAAGAACCGGAAAAGCAGGATACAAAACCCGATCAAAAAGAAGTGAAAAACCAGCCGGCAAAATCGGCTCAAAAAACCGATACCAAAAATATAAAGAAAGAAACACCGTCTCAAGAACAAAAAAAGCCGAGCAGCACAGTGTCAAAACCCGAGCAAACGCAAAAGCGGCAGATGCCGGCAAAACCGGAACAAAAGCCGAAAACGGCGGCACAGGTGCAAAAGCCTCAACCGGAAAAACGTACTACAACTATTTTTTGGGTATATATTGATTCTGACGGGAAAATTACCCGGCAGGAAACAACGCGGGAATTGCCGAAGTCCGATTCTCCGATGTCAGATGCGTTGAATGCGCTTTTTCAGGGGCCGAATGCAAGTGAGCGGAGTAAGAATTACCGCAGCTTAATTCCCGCCGGGACAAAGCTGCGCAGCGCTTATGTAAAAGACGGAGTTGCAACCATCAGCGTTAGCGAAGAGTTTCAGTTTAACCAATATGGAATAGAAGGCTATCTTGCTCAGCTTTCACAGGTTGTGTTCACCGCAACCGCTTTTTCAACCGTTAATTCAGTGCAGTTTTTAATCGAAGGTCAGAAAAAAGATTATCTCGGTGCCGAAGGCGTGTGGATTGCAGCGCCGCTTTCCCGAAGCTCTTTTTAA
- a CDS encoding aminotransferase class V-fold PLP-dependent enzyme — protein sequence MDDGNIIYFDNSSTTLIKPKEVGDAVRDSINSQAFANPSRGTYDMSVNSLRKIYTLRSELAEFFGIDEPLNIALTSNVTTALNLSLNSILASGDHVITSLAEHNSVLRPLYHLNNLGVEISFLPLTDKGEIDLSFLEKLIRPTTKAVVITHMSNVSGIVTNLQVVYDFCLMNNLYLIIDAAQSAGVINIKFNKGKYPKTIFCFTGHKGLYGPQGTGGIIRVGDFDLHEVFTGGGGNSKLKTLEEMPDIFEYGTINVHSNAGLLEGVRYVKKYGIEKIEKHNKDLAKYVYENLKNLTGAVLYNEIENNGGIVSFNYKNYASKKVSDYLWEKGQIATRPALHCAPLYHKAMGTYERGMVRVSFSTFNTKEEADQLLKILCEMK from the coding sequence ATGGATGATGGTAACATAATTTATTTTGATAACTCATCAACAACATTAATAAAGCCGAAAGAGGTGGGAGATGCGGTACGCGATAGTATAAACTCCCAGGCTTTCGCCAACCCTTCAAGGGGAACCTATGATATGAGTGTAAACTCTTTAAGAAAAATTTATACCCTGAGAAGTGAATTGGCGGAATTTTTTGGAATAGATGAACCGTTAAATATTGCACTTACGAGCAATGTAACAACAGCGCTGAACTTGAGTCTTAATTCAATTTTGGCAAGCGGCGACCATGTGATAACTTCACTCGCAGAACACAACTCTGTTTTAAGACCCTTGTATCATCTTAATAATTTAGGAGTGGAAATATCATTTTTACCCTTAACCGACAAGGGAGAAATTGACCTCAGCTTTTTAGAAAAACTTATTCGGCCTACAACAAAAGCTGTGGTTATAACCCATATGTCAAACGTCAGCGGAATTGTTACAAATTTACAAGTGGTATATGATTTTTGCCTTATGAATAATTTATATCTCATAATTGATGCCGCCCAAAGTGCCGGCGTAATCAATATAAAATTTAACAAAGGTAAATATCCAAAAACAATTTTTTGCTTTACAGGACACAAAGGTTTATACGGCCCGCAAGGCACGGGCGGAATAATCAGAGTAGGAGATTTTGACTTGCATGAAGTTTTTACCGGCGGCGGCGGAAACTCAAAATTAAAAACACTAGAAGAAATGCCCGACATATTTGAGTACGGAACAATCAATGTGCATTCAAATGCGGGTTTACTTGAAGGAGTTCGATACGTAAAAAAATACGGTATAGAAAAAATAGAAAAACATAATAAAGATCTTGCAAAATATGTATACGAAAATTTAAAAAATCTTACAGGAGCTGTGCTCTATAATGAAATAGAAAATAACGGCGGCATAGTATCTTTTAATTATAAAAACTACGCATCAAAAAAAGTATCCGATTATCTGTGGGAAAAAGGACAGATAGCAACAAGACCTGCCTTGCACTGCGCTCCGCTCTATCATAAGGCAATGGGAACATACGAACGGGGAATGGTGCGGGTATCTTTCTCAACATTTAACACAAAAGAAGAAGCGGATCAATTACTGAAAATACTTTGTGAAATGAAATAG
- a CDS encoding DUF3343 domain-containing protein yields MLGYYLITFKSSNRAVANEAKTEKFNTRLITVPNEIKSDCGFALKVWEKNYEEVIKIMKEEDIDGIYFYG; encoded by the coding sequence ATGCTAGGCTATTATCTGATAACTTTTAAATCATCAAACCGTGCGGTTGCTAATGAAGCGAAAACCGAAAAATTTAATACAAGGTTAATAACGGTACCGAATGAAATAAAAAGTGATTGCGGGTTTGCACTGAAAGTGTGGGAAAAAAATTATGAGGAAGTTATAAAAATAATGAAAGAAGAAGACATAGACGGGATTTATTTTTATGGATGA
- the yedF gene encoding sulfurtransferase-like selenium metabolism protein YedF, with the protein MEKIDARGLLCPRPVILTKKLISEKNPDTILVIVDNEIATQNLSKLASQLGFKVEVTKEEKDYNVYFTKTGEVRSEETKMSNEGDEFIVVFSSDRLGVGDEDFSKKLLEGFVYSLSQKDKIPTHIICYNKGVRLTTVNKNTIEDLKSMEAKGTKILSCGLCLENYNVKDSLCVGSITNMDTIVDLMISKKTVKPC; encoded by the coding sequence ATGGAAAAAATTGATGCAAGAGGACTTTTATGTCCGCGGCCGGTAATACTTACAAAAAAATTGATAAGTGAAAAAAATCCGGATACGATACTGGTAATTGTTGATAATGAAATAGCAACTCAAAATCTTTCCAAGTTAGCTTCTCAACTCGGATTTAAAGTAGAAGTAACAAAGGAAGAAAAAGATTACAATGTTTATTTCACAAAAACAGGAGAAGTGCGATCGGAGGAAACAAAGATGAGCAATGAAGGTGATGAATTTATTGTAGTGTTTTCATCAGATAGACTCGGGGTCGGAGATGAAGATTTTTCAAAAAAACTTCTTGAAGGGTTTGTGTATTCGTTATCGCAAAAAGACAAAATCCCGACGCATATCATCTGTTACAACAAAGGGGTAAGACTTACAACCGTAAATAAAAACACTATTGAAGATTTAAAAAGCATGGAAGCGAAGGGAACAAAAATTTTATCTTGCGGGCTTTGTCTTGAAAACTATAACGTAAAAGATTCGCTGTGCGTCGGAAGTATTACAAATATGGATACCATAGTTGATTTAATGATAAGCAAAAAAACAGTTAAGCCATGCTAG
- the selD gene encoding selenide, water dikinase SelD, whose product MKLNVCGGCNAKIAAGSLEKILESIDVFNRKEILEGFSGNEDAAVIKLSDEIAVVLTADFFPPMVEDGFIFGEIAAANALSDVYAMGAEPVAALNLVCFPEDEDKAILEDILKGGASKLKEAEVALVGGHSIHDPKIKYGLCVLGVVNPDKIYKNNTSKIGDMLVLTKPLGVGLLSSGMSVGEIHAEDFKAAVASMRTLNKYALEIIKNYAVRALTDVTGFGLIGHLSEMVHETAIINTKDIKVLQGAKKAASEFLFTAGGQRNRNSFESLVDFQINDFAMEEILFDPQTSGGLLISVAKEDAKKLCEDLVGNAIDASIIGEIVPKENKKIIVR is encoded by the coding sequence ATGAAACTTAATGTTTGCGGCGGCTGTAATGCAAAAATTGCGGCAGGATCCCTTGAAAAAATTTTAGAAAGCATTGATGTTTTTAATCGTAAAGAAATTCTTGAAGGATTTTCGGGCAATGAAGATGCGGCGGTTATAAAACTCAGTGATGAAATTGCGGTTGTCTTAACGGCGGATTTTTTTCCCCCAATGGTGGAAGACGGTTTTATATTCGGTGAAATTGCGGCAGCTAATGCTCTATCGGATGTGTATGCAATGGGAGCGGAACCTGTCGCCGCACTCAACCTTGTGTGCTTTCCTGAAGATGAAGATAAGGCAATCTTGGAAGACATTCTAAAAGGCGGGGCATCAAAATTAAAAGAAGCAGAGGTTGCCTTGGTTGGCGGCCATTCAATCCATGACCCTAAAATAAAGTACGGACTCTGTGTTCTCGGTGTTGTAAATCCTGATAAGATTTATAAAAACAATACATCGAAAATCGGAGATATGTTAGTCTTAACAAAACCTCTAGGGGTAGGGCTTCTGTCAAGCGGCATGAGTGTCGGAGAAATACATGCAGAAGATTTTAAAGCTGCGGTTGCTTCAATGCGTACTCTTAATAAATATGCCCTTGAAATTATAAAAAACTATGCGGTGCGAGCTCTCACCGATGTTACTGGTTTCGGGCTCATAGGACATTTGTCGGAGATGGTGCATGAAACTGCAATAATCAATACAAAGGACATTAAAGTTTTACAGGGTGCAAAAAAAGCTGCAAGCGAATTTTTATTTACCGCAGGAGGACAGAGAAACAGAAACAGTTTTGAATCTCTTGTTGATTTTCAAATTAATGACTTTGCAATGGAAGAAATTTTATTTGATCCTCAAACTTCAGGGGGACTTTTAATAAGCGTTGCAAAAGAAGATGCAAAAAAACTTTGCGAGGATCTTGTAGGCAATGCTATTGATGCAAGTATAATCGGCGAAATTGTGCCGAAGGAAAATAAAAAAATAATAGTGAGGTAA
- the yqeB gene encoding selenium-dependent molybdenum cofactor biosynthesis protein YqeB, which translates to MDEVIAVRGAGDIATGVIQKLHRSGFKVLALECKTPSAIRRSVALCEAVYEGTATVEDIEAVLCKTISDIHDAWKKNKVAIIVDENCETLKRIKVDFMVDAILAKKNLGTGMQMAKGVVALGPGFTAGKDCHIGIETNRGHNLGRLIFSGGAEKNTGIPGAIMGFSAERVIHSPAEGVITNLKNIGDIVHTDEVIAVVDDYEIKAKIAGVLRGLIKNEYKVFKGMKIADVDPREKTDCNTISDKARAIGGAVLEAIMVLKIKNNAAS; encoded by the coding sequence ATGGATGAAGTAATTGCTGTAAGAGGTGCGGGCGATATTGCAACAGGCGTAATTCAAAAACTGCATAGATCAGGTTTTAAAGTTCTTGCTCTTGAATGCAAAACTCCAAGTGCCATTAGACGAAGTGTTGCGTTATGCGAAGCCGTATATGAAGGCACGGCTACGGTTGAAGACATTGAAGCCGTACTATGTAAAACCATATCGGACATACACGACGCATGGAAAAAAAATAAAGTAGCGATAATTGTAGATGAAAATTGTGAGACATTAAAACGCATAAAAGTTGATTTTATGGTTGATGCAATTCTTGCAAAAAAAAATTTAGGAACCGGTATGCAAATGGCAAAAGGAGTGGTGGCGCTCGGTCCGGGTTTTACCGCAGGTAAAGATTGTCATATTGGAATAGAAACTAATAGAGGACATAATTTAGGGCGCCTCATATTTAGCGGAGGAGCAGAAAAAAATACGGGAATACCGGGAGCCATCATGGGGTTCAGTGCGGAAAGGGTTATACATTCTCCGGCTGAAGGCGTTATTACTAATTTAAAAAACATCGGCGATATTGTTCATACAGATGAGGTAATCGCCGTGGTGGATGACTATGAAATCAAAGCTAAAATAGCGGGGGTTTTACGCGGCTTAATAAAAAATGAGTATAAGGTTTTTAAAGGAATGAAAATAGCGGATGTTGACCCGAGAGAAAAAACAGACTGCAATACAATTTCAGATAAGGCGAGAGCAATCGGAGGGGCAGTGTTGGAAGCCATCATGGTGTTAAAAATAAAAAACAATGCAGCATCCTAA
- the yqeC gene encoding selenium cofactor biosynthesis protein YqeC, producing MELYKKFNIHKKDIVSITGSGGKTTLLFTLARELKMHGKVLLTSSTKLSADVKPDKNEFLFTDLKTYHKQKNDIKKNSLVILSSSIKNKKLYGINDNDLESIKEDFDYILIEADGSKQLPLKAWKENEPVILNGTTKTIGVIPIDIYDKEITESNIYESDAFKNEFNFKGSMTKEIYKNIIASPYGIFKNFKGKKYLYFTKMDCVKEKNEVNKIQSVIKEFEDEFENIKFILGRLVFDVLNANEISAIILASGFSKRFGDNKLKVNLHGKKLYEYVLDLVSKFDFKDKILITNDEDIRNYGQKRGIVVKENPTAFLGKSESIKSGLTNLNSKGYMFFVSDQPFISETTVKKLLREFNLNPHVIVHPVYGKKRGGPMIFPNKYKNDLLNLTADEGGVKLIKEDNHKAVLIKNKREAIDIDDENDYREALNG from the coding sequence ATGGAGCTTTATAAAAAATTTAATATACATAAAAAAGATATTGTGTCCATAACAGGCTCCGGTGGAAAAACCACGCTCTTATTTACTTTGGCGCGAGAACTTAAAATGCACGGCAAAGTTCTTTTAACCAGTTCAACAAAATTGTCTGCCGATGTTAAGCCGGATAAAAATGAATTTTTGTTTACCGATTTAAAAACATACCATAAACAAAAAAATGATATTAAAAAAAACAGTTTAGTTATCCTATCATCATCTATCAAAAATAAGAAACTTTACGGAATTAACGATAATGATTTAGAAAGCATAAAAGAAGATTTTGATTATATCTTAATAGAAGCAGACGGATCAAAACAGTTGCCATTAAAAGCATGGAAAGAAAATGAGCCGGTAATTTTGAACGGAACAACTAAAACAATTGGCGTAATACCAATAGACATTTATGATAAAGAAATTACCGAAAGTAATATTTATGAATCAGATGCTTTTAAAAATGAATTTAATTTTAAGGGAAGCATGACAAAAGAGATTTATAAAAACATTATAGCGTCTCCGTACGGTATTTTCAAAAACTTCAAAGGCAAAAAATATTTATACTTTACTAAAATGGATTGCGTTAAAGAAAAAAACGAGGTAAATAAAATTCAGAGCGTAATAAAAGAATTTGAAGATGAGTTTGAAAATATTAAATTTATTTTAGGAAGGTTGGTGTTTGATGTACTCAATGCCAATGAAATTAGTGCAATAATATTGGCAAGCGGTTTTTCTAAAAGATTTGGCGATAATAAATTGAAAGTAAATTTGCATGGGAAAAAACTTTATGAATACGTGCTTGACTTAGTATCCAAGTTTGATTTTAAAGATAAAATTCTAATAACCAATGATGAGGATATACGAAACTATGGACAAAAACGTGGAATAGTTGTAAAAGAAAATCCGACAGCTTTTCTTGGAAAGAGTGAGTCAATAAAATCAGGACTGACAAATCTTAATTCAAAGGGCTATATGTTTTTTGTATCCGATCAACCATTTATTAGTGAAACGACTGTTAAAAAATTACTGCGAGAATTTAATTTAAATCCTCATGTAATAGTTCATCCCGTGTATGGAAAAAAACGCGGAGGGCCAATGATTTTTCCGAACAAATACAAAAACGATTTACTCAATTTAACAGCGGATGAAGGCGGAGTTAAACTAATAAAAGAGGACAATCATAAAGCAGTCCTCATCAAAAATAAAAGAGAAGCTATTGATATCGATGATGAAAATGATTACCGAGAGGCATTAAATGGATGA
- a CDS encoding sulfate/molybdate ABC transporter ATP-binding protein, with protein sequence MAIEISIKKDYKNFSLDVSFKTKTKTLGILGHSGSGKSLTLKSIAGLIKPDKGYIKVSDRMLYNTDTNINIDSKDRGVGYMFQSLALFPHLTVEKNLTYFMKGKDKISTAHDLLKKFRVYHLKDRYPKDLSGGEKQRVALARIISTNPSIILLDEPFSALDTNLKWDMEQEIISFLKDFDIPRIIVTHNKNEAYRLSDEILILSNGKVVDFGSKNIIKHPKNIESAKILGHKNFSAVNLVDGMPTLVDYNINLSKNINTPCVSLRAECFYLDSIHDAFAVKGILKNLISDIEKLIGILSVNNKTILLEFNIHGDTLAYLNKNINKEIILYYKYDDLLFLDL encoded by the coding sequence ATGGCGATAGAAATCAGTATCAAAAAAGATTATAAAAATTTTAGCCTTGATGTATCGTTTAAAACAAAAACAAAAACCTTGGGTATTCTCGGACATTCAGGATCGGGTAAATCTCTAACACTGAAATCAATTGCAGGTCTGATAAAACCGGATAAGGGCTACATTAAGGTATCGGATAGGATGCTGTATAATACGGACACTAATATTAACATTGATTCAAAAGACAGAGGTGTCGGTTATATGTTTCAGAGTCTTGCCTTGTTTCCTCATCTTACGGTAGAGAAAAACTTAACCTATTTTATGAAAGGCAAAGATAAAATAAGCACCGCACATGACTTGTTAAAAAAGTTTAGAGTGTATCATTTAAAAGACAGGTATCCGAAAGATTTAAGTGGAGGTGAAAAACAAAGAGTCGCTCTTGCAAGAATAATATCTACAAATCCAAGCATAATATTATTGGATGAACCTTTTTCTGCGCTTGACACTAATTTGAAATGGGATATGGAACAGGAAATTATAAGTTTTTTAAAAGACTTTGATATACCTCGGATAATTGTTACACATAATAAGAATGAGGCATATAGACTTAGTGATGAAATCTTAATTCTTTCCAACGGTAAAGTAGTAGACTTCGGTTCAAAGAATATAATAAAACATCCTAAAAATATTGAGTCGGCAAAAATATTAGGACATAAAAATTTCAGTGCGGTTAATCTTGTTGACGGTATGCCGACGCTCGTAGACTATAACATAAACCTATCAAAAAACATAAATACTCCCTGCGTTTCACTGAGAGCCGAATGCTTTTATCTTGATAGCATACATGACGCGTTTGCAGTTAAAGGAATTTTAAAAAATCTTATCTCTGACATAGAAAAACTAATCGGAATATTATCCGTTAATAATAAAACCATACTACTTGAGTTTAATATACATGGTGATACTCTTGCGTACTTAAATAAAAATATTAACAAAGAGATAATACTGTATTATAAATATGATGATTTACTATTCTTGGATTTATAA
- the modB gene encoding molybdate ABC transporter permease subunit yields MSSLQISVKTGIISTFITFFLGIFAANFVMKTKYKALFDGIFTLPLVLPPTVVGFLLLMFFGARGVFAPIYNLLNFQIVFSYWATVIAAVVVSFPLMYRTALGSFLQVDKEYLDAAKTLGMNKRKIFWKILLPLSKDGLLAGIVLSFSRAIGEFGATIMISGNIVGRTQTVSTAIYSAVQAGNKMLALKYSLVIITLSFIFIILLNTFGMKKWR; encoded by the coding sequence ATGAGTTCGCTTCAAATATCGGTTAAGACAGGAATAATTTCCACATTCATAACATTTTTCTTAGGGATTTTTGCCGCTAACTTTGTTATGAAAACAAAATACAAAGCATTATTTGACGGAATATTTACTTTACCGTTAGTACTTCCTCCAACCGTTGTCGGGTTTTTATTGCTCATGTTTTTCGGCGCACGAGGAGTCTTTGCGCCGATATATAACTTGCTCAATTTCCAAATAGTTTTTTCGTATTGGGCAACAGTGATAGCGGCGGTTGTGGTAAGTTTTCCGCTAATGTATAGAACAGCCCTTGGATCGTTTTTACAAGTTGATAAAGAATACTTGGATGCAGCAAAAACGCTTGGCATGAATAAACGAAAAATATTTTGGAAAATTCTTTTACCCTTATCAAAAGACGGATTGCTTGCGGGAATCGTTTTATCCTTTTCAAGGGCTATAGGCGAATTCGGTGCAACAATAATGATTTCCGGAAATATTGTCGGCAGAACTCAAACAGTATCTACCGCAATATATAGTGCGGTACAAGCAGGAAATAAGATGTTGGCATTAAAGTATTCTCTTGTGATAATAACCTTGAGTTTTATTTTTATAATACTCCTCAATACTTTTGGAATGAAAAAATGGCGATAG